Proteins encoded within one genomic window of Lysinibacillus sphaericus:
- a CDS encoding ABC transporter permease, protein MVLLSKFSLLMKQLYKSKLKSKSFISMTLLYVIAMSVAIFWSDIKELFTGDDEAQQIAIVNDTSADLSGIFVSNSDMTFIQDESNIKKLEQQVKDGKLAALIEVSDQNGQLHAEISTFQPLKLNDQSTISSLLQYAGQHYAVQKLSLTSEQAAQIMAAKTVISNKNLNAESTGGKSEEEKQSGLWVSYAVGILIYFFISTFLSMITTEIASEKGSRAMEMLLVSVKPATHFKAKIAGVLLLALTQMGIIAVVFLIYAKFAKNGVIWEMATSIVKELSVGYVLYAMLFLVLTIILYLIVGALFGSLVSKVEEAGQVLMPAMMITLIGFYVMLSGIGNPDTIIIKVFSYIPFTSGMVMPMRIGATDIGMIEPLLSLGILLVTIIVAYLFSLSFYKRSVLTYSTGGVIQKFKTVLKVTT, encoded by the coding sequence GTGGTACTGTTGTCGAAGTTTAGTTTGTTAATGAAGCAATTATACAAATCAAAATTAAAATCCAAATCATTTATATCAATGACCCTTCTATATGTAATTGCGATGTCCGTTGCTATTTTTTGGTCGGATATTAAGGAGCTTTTTACAGGCGATGATGAGGCGCAGCAAATTGCAATTGTTAATGATACGAGCGCAGATTTAAGCGGCATTTTTGTGTCCAATAGCGATATGACATTTATTCAGGATGAATCAAATATTAAAAAGTTGGAACAACAAGTCAAGGACGGGAAGCTCGCCGCACTTATTGAAGTAAGTGATCAGAACGGTCAATTGCATGCGGAAATTTCAACATTTCAACCGTTAAAACTAAATGATCAATCGACGATATCATCTTTATTGCAATATGCAGGTCAGCATTATGCTGTGCAAAAGCTATCTCTAACTTCAGAACAAGCGGCACAAATTATGGCAGCAAAAACGGTTATTTCAAATAAAAATTTAAATGCAGAATCTACTGGCGGAAAAAGCGAGGAAGAAAAGCAATCAGGGCTTTGGGTATCCTATGCTGTCGGTATTTTAATTTACTTCTTTATTTCTACTTTCCTATCAATGATTACAACTGAAATTGCTTCTGAAAAAGGCTCACGTGCGATGGAAATGCTATTAGTAAGTGTGAAACCAGCAACACATTTTAAAGCGAAAATTGCAGGTGTTTTGCTACTAGCTTTGACGCAAATGGGCATCATTGCAGTAGTTTTCCTTATCTATGCAAAATTCGCGAAAAACGGTGTGATTTGGGAAATGGCGACAAGCATTGTGAAGGAGCTATCAGTTGGCTATGTGTTATATGCGATGCTATTTTTAGTATTAACAATTATTTTATATTTAATAGTCGGTGCATTATTCGGCTCATTAGTATCGAAAGTAGAGGAAGCAGGTCAAGTATTGATGCCTGCAATGATGATTACATTAATCGGTTTCTATGTGATGCTTTCAGGTATTGGCAATCCAGATACAATTATTATTAAAGTATTCTCTTATATTCCGTTCACTTCTGGAATGGTGATGCCAATGCGTATTGGTGCAACGGATATTGGCATGATCGAACCATTACTGTCCCTTGGTATTTTATTGGTGACGATTATTGTGGCTTATTTATTTAGCTTATCATTCTATAAACGCAGTGTCTTAACGTATAGCACAGGCGGCGTAATTCAAAAGTTTAAAACTGTTTTAAAAGTAACAACATAA
- a CDS encoding ABC transporter ATP-binding protein produces MTLQLQHVTKKYKDFTAVDNLNFTIEKGEIFGLIGQNGAGKTTTFRMILDLQETTAGTISWNGKPVNSINRDVLGYLPEERGIFPTMKVEDQLYFFGELRGMKKAALKKDIDFWISRFELEEKRKDKAETLSKGNQQKVQLIASFIHKPQFLILDEPFSGLDPVNKDLLKDAILLLKEQGTTILFSSHQMDNVEELCDHLCLLKRGVSLFSGSLLDLKKQYGKTKLSVRSNWSTTELLQLEGVKDVRVEKEQTVLLLEDERFAESIFQQLSAGKYIEKFSLDYLTLDEIFKDKVGGTVVEV; encoded by the coding sequence ATGACATTACAATTACAGCATGTCACAAAAAAGTATAAAGATTTTACAGCGGTTGATAATTTAAATTTCACTATTGAGAAAGGTGAAATTTTCGGGCTCATTGGTCAAAATGGGGCGGGCAAAACAACGACTTTTCGTATGATTTTAGATTTACAGGAAACAACTGCTGGTACGATATCATGGAATGGAAAGCCTGTCAATTCGATTAACCGAGATGTACTTGGTTATTTACCAGAGGAGCGTGGGATTTTTCCTACGATGAAAGTAGAGGACCAATTATACTTCTTTGGAGAACTGCGAGGCATGAAAAAAGCAGCGCTTAAAAAAGATATTGATTTTTGGATTAGTCGTTTTGAGTTAGAAGAGAAGCGTAAAGATAAAGCAGAAACACTATCAAAAGGCAACCAGCAAAAAGTACAGTTGATTGCAAGCTTTATTCATAAACCCCAATTTTTAATTTTAGATGAACCTTTTAGTGGTCTTGACCCAGTCAATAAAGATTTACTAAAAGATGCTATTTTACTACTAAAAGAACAAGGTACAACTATTTTATTTTCAAGTCACCAAATGGATAATGTGGAAGAACTTTGTGATCATCTATGTTTACTAAAGCGGGGTGTCTCCTTATTTTCCGGCAGTTTATTAGATTTAAAGAAACAATATGGGAAAACAAAGCTGTCTGTGCGTAGCAATTGGTCTACTACGGAATTACTTCAGCTCGAAGGTGTGAAAGATGTGCGTGTAGAAAAAGAGCAAACAGTGTTATTGCTTGAAGATGAACGTTTTGCAGAAAGTATTTTCCAACAGTTGTCAGCGGGCAAATATATTGAAAAATTTAGTTTAGACTATTTAACATTGGACGAAATCTTTAAAGATAAGGTAGGTGGTACTGTTGTCGAAGTTTAG
- a CDS encoding DUF2812 domain-containing protein encodes MKKIKFRFFLDYEKEEAWVNDLAAQGWHLQKNIISFFVFEQGEPGKYIYRNELVEGKKKDYYEFLESMNIECVSKFGVWAYYRKEAIDGDFELFSDAPSKIQYLKSITRLFIPIALLNIIIGIFNIITGFTASPVAFMSINLGILNMVMALLMYVPIRKIQRRKKHLEHDLHIFEG; translated from the coding sequence ATGAAAAAAATTAAATTTCGCTTTTTTTTAGATTATGAAAAAGAAGAGGCATGGGTAAATGATTTGGCTGCACAAGGATGGCATTTACAAAAGAACATAATTAGTTTCTTTGTATTTGAACAAGGCGAGCCAGGAAAGTATATTTACCGCAATGAATTAGTTGAAGGTAAAAAGAAAGATTATTATGAATTTTTGGAATCGATGAATATTGAATGCGTTTCTAAATTCGGCGTTTGGGCATATTATCGAAAAGAAGCGATCGATGGGGACTTTGAATTATTCTCAGACGCACCTTCTAAAATACAATATTTAAAATCAATCACTAGATTGTTTATCCCAATTGCGTTGCTCAATATTATCATTGGCATTTTTAATATCATTACGGGATTTACAGCGTCTCCAGTAGCGTTCATGTCTATTAATCTTGGCATCTTGAATATGGTGATGGCGCTGCTAATGTATGTACCGATTCGAAAAATTCAAAGACGTAAAAAGCATTTGGAACATGATTTACATATATTTGAGGGGTAG
- a CDS encoding PadR family transcriptional regulator: MTQEYPPLTEGVYYILLALFEARHGYGIMQLVEEMSKGRVRLGAGTIYGAIKTLLERQWIEALEDDGRKKEYIITENGKKVVDYEILRLRELFDNGIRITNGKA, from the coding sequence ATGACACAGGAATATCCTCCATTAACTGAGGGTGTTTATTATATTTTGTTGGCATTATTTGAGGCGCGTCATGGCTATGGCATTATGCAATTAGTTGAAGAAATGAGTAAAGGCCGTGTTCGTCTTGGCGCAGGTACTATATACGGAGCTATCAAAACATTGTTGGAGCGACAATGGATTGAGGCACTAGAAGATGATGGACGCAAGAAGGAATATATAATTACAGAAAATGGAAAGAAAGTGGTTGATTACGAAATTTTGAGATTAAGGGAACTTTTTGACAATGGTATCCGTATAACGAATGGAAAAGCTTAA
- a CDS encoding TetR/AcrR family transcriptional regulator, with amino-acid sequence MATKETAQRIIDAALQLISEKGYTAATTKAIADLAQVNEVTIFRHFGNKEGLLKTIVDKFSYNPILQKTMREEVTWDLETDLTRFSMQYFEYMMSIKDFVMIGFKESMQFPEINAEIANVPLLFKNELIHYFKEMHHKGKIREVNFEAAALSLIALNFGHFISRARLGTIVSTLPTEELIKTSVAIFSRGLTS; translated from the coding sequence TTGGCAACAAAAGAAACAGCACAACGCATAATAGATGCAGCCTTACAATTAATTAGCGAAAAAGGTTATACCGCAGCCACAACAAAGGCAATCGCCGACTTAGCACAGGTCAATGAAGTCACTATTTTTCGCCATTTTGGCAATAAGGAGGGGCTCTTAAAAACGATTGTAGACAAATTTTCTTACAACCCAATTTTGCAAAAAACAATGCGTGAAGAGGTTACATGGGATTTAGAAACGGATTTAACCCGCTTTTCAATGCAATATTTCGAGTATATGATGTCTATCAAGGACTTTGTGATGATTGGCTTTAAGGAATCGATGCAATTTCCTGAAATAAATGCTGAAATAGCAAATGTTCCTTTACTCTTTAAAAATGAACTAATACATTACTTTAAGGAAATGCATCATAAAGGAAAAATTCGTGAGGTCAACTTTGAAGCAGCTGCACTATCTCTTATAGCCCTTAATTTTGGTCACTTTATTTCACGCGCTCGATTAGGTACAATCGTTTCTACCCTTCCAACAGAAGAATTAATAAAGACAAGTGTTGCAATTTTTTCTAGGGGCTTAACTTCCTAG
- a CDS encoding YhgE/Pip domain-containing protein, whose product MTKGLQALFKIRETYIGIVATIAFQLIFFSIWMTAYDGINDRTDNLTIGYISEDAAFGQEVIDGLKKSLPFASKDFTSIDRAEKDLENRYIHMIIHIPAEFTAQLKAGKEANIIYFINQANASLAKTMMEGVAKQTTNEVNHQLYPVQQGEIVKAFSQQFSQLPMEQNSALLVQDTVTTTIMGVKDRIVESTIIKTNDAKGFAANFVPLMVIISSFVGAMVMIMQHQQAAQMVQDSVSKWSLFFARQLLNFAVAFILPLLTIGLMQLFAISSDESLFTIYFFQAFMFWAFLCLAQVFVILFGNLGMIFNICALSLQLVTSGVLVPNAMLSDFYHRVASLLPATYGADGYYTIIFGGNTESLISNSSALGMIIVVTLAIAIIAVALKKPKVLQLNN is encoded by the coding sequence ATGACAAAAGGATTACAAGCATTATTTAAGATTCGTGAAACCTATATTGGCATTGTCGCTACAATTGCATTTCAATTAATATTCTTTTCTATTTGGATGACTGCATATGATGGCATAAATGATCGAACAGATAACTTAACAATCGGCTATATTAGCGAAGATGCTGCCTTTGGGCAAGAAGTGATAGATGGGCTTAAAAAGTCATTGCCCTTTGCGTCAAAAGATTTTACCTCCATCGATAGGGCGGAAAAGGATTTGGAAAACCGTTATATTCATATGATTATTCATATACCAGCAGAATTCACTGCTCAGCTCAAAGCAGGTAAAGAAGCAAACATTATTTATTTTATTAATCAAGCGAACGCAAGCCTTGCCAAAACAATGATGGAGGGTGTAGCAAAACAGACTACAAATGAAGTTAATCATCAGTTATATCCTGTACAGCAAGGCGAAATTGTCAAGGCGTTTTCCCAACAATTTTCTCAACTTCCAATGGAACAAAATAGCGCCTTGCTTGTTCAGGACACTGTCACGACAACCATTATGGGTGTAAAAGATCGTATCGTTGAATCGACTATTATTAAAACAAATGATGCGAAAGGGTTTGCTGCGAATTTCGTCCCGTTAATGGTGATTATTTCTTCATTTGTTGGTGCGATGGTGATGATTATGCAACACCAACAAGCAGCCCAAATGGTTCAAGATAGCGTTTCGAAATGGTCTTTATTCTTTGCACGGCAACTGCTCAATTTTGCTGTTGCATTTATTTTGCCCTTACTAACAATTGGTTTAATGCAGCTATTTGCGATTTCAAGTGATGAAAGTTTATTCACTATTTATTTTTTCCAAGCGTTTATGTTTTGGGCTTTCCTATGTTTAGCACAAGTTTTTGTTATTCTATTTGGTAATCTTGGCATGATCTTTAATATTTGTGCACTGTCATTACAACTTGTTACATCTGGTGTCCTCGTACCGAATGCGATGCTTTCAGATTTTTACCATCGCGTCGCTTCTCTTTTGCCAGCGACATACGGTGCTGACGGTTATTATACAATTATTTTTGGCGGTAACACTGAAAGCTTGATAAGTAATAGCAGTGCATTAGGTATGATTAT